The nucleotide window CCATGGGCCTGATCCAGGCACGCGCAAGGCTGGTCTGCGCCTGGATACAGAGGCCGGATTCTTCACCGCCAAAAAAGGCGAGCAACCCACCGTCATCAAAGGTCAGCCGGAGAAGAGCAGCCTCTACCAGCGCCTCCTCTCCACCGATGAAGACGAGGTCATGCCACCGCCAGAGAGCCATAAGGAGCTGAAGCCCGCGCAGATCGCCCTCATCAAGGCGTGGATCACCGAAGGAGCCCCCTGGCAGCCGCATTGGAGCTTCATCCCACCGCAAAAGGCCGCACTACCCGCAGTGAAGGACGAGGCGTGGGTGAAAAATGGCATCGACCGCTTTGTGCTGGCCTCGCTGGAGAAAAAAGGCCTGAAACCCGCTCCAGAAGCGGATGCGCACACCCTGGTGCGGCGCATTTCGCTCGATCTGACCGGGCTACCGCCTTCACCAGAGCTCTTGGCTCGCTTCGCAGGAAAGAATCAGGAATCAGGAATCAAAAATCAGGAATTAGAGGCCCTCATCGACGAACTGATGAAATCCCCCGCCTACGGCGAGCACCGCGCCCGCTACTGGCTCGACGCCGCTCGCTACGGCGACACGCACGGCCTGCACTTTGATAACTACCGCGAGATGTGGCCCTACCGCGACTGGGTGGTGAAGGCCTTCAATGCGAACCAGCCTTTCGACAAATTCACGCTCGACCAGCTCGCAGGAGATCTGCTGCCGAATCCGACCGATGAGCAACTCATCGCCACCGGTTTTCAGCGCTGCAACATCACCACCAATGAAGGTGGCACCATTGATGAAGAAAACCTCGCCAACTACGCCGTGGACCGCGTGCAGACCATGGGCTGGGTGTACATGGGCCTCACCACGAACTGCTCACAGTGCCACGATCACAAATTTGATCCCATCACGCAGCGTGACTTCTACTCCCTTGCTGCCTTCTTCCGCAACACCACGCAGGGAGCCAAAGACGGCAACGTGAAGGACGGACGCGGCCCCATCCTCGTCATCCCCAGCATGGAGGATAAGCCACGCTGGCAAAAACTGCCCACCGAAATCGCTGAGGCGCAAAAGCTCCGTGATGAACGCCGAAAAGCCGCAGGAAAAGACTTCAATGCCTGGCTCGCCTCGGCAAAGCCCGAGCACCTCGACCAGGATGTGCCCACCAAGGGCCTCCAAGTCCATCTCCCACTCAATGAAGGTGTGGGCAATGAAATCGCGAACGTGTGCGGCTCACCCGCAAAGGCCAAAGCACTCGGCCAGATCACCTGGACCCCCGGCGGCAAGCTAGGCCCAGCCCCGGTCATCAAACCCGGCAGCACCTTTGAAGTGAGTGACGCAGGCGATTTCGAGCTGAATCAGAAGTTCAGCTACGGTGCCTGGGTCAAAGCTGGCCGCAATGGCGTCTTCGGTGCCATCATGTCCCGCATGGACGAGAAGAACGGCTACCGTGGCTGGGACCTCTGGCAAAGTGACCGCGCCATCTCCGTGCACATCGTCAATAAATGGAGCGACAACGCGCTCAAGGTCAGCACACGTGATGCGGTGCTCAAACCGGGTGAGTGGCAACATGTGTTCATCACTTACAATGGCAGTGGCAAAGCCAACGGCGTGCAGATTTACATCAACGGCGTGCTGCAGAAGCGCCTGGTGGTGATCACCAACACGATCAAACCGAAGTCCAGCATTCGCACGACCGTGCCGATGAAAATCGGTCAGCGCAGTGATGGCGCTATCTTCGCGGATGGCTCCGTGCAGGACGCCCGTGTTTATGACCGCCAGCTCAACGAAACAGAGATCAAGACACTCGCCGATGTCGGCCCGCTGCGTGCCATCCTGGCCGCCACGAATGACAAACGCACGCCACAGCAGCGCAACGCACTCTTTGCGCATTACCTCGCCACCCGTGACACCGAGTGGCAAAAGCATGAAGGCACCATGAAGCAGCTCGAAGGCGAAAAAGAGGCCATCCGAGCACGCAGCCCCATCACCCATGTGCAGGAAGAGGTGAAAAACGTCACGCCCATGGCCAATGTGCTCATGCGCGGTGCCTACGACAAACCCGGCGAAAAAGTCACCGCAGAGGTCCCTGCCGCATTGGGCAAACTGGACGAAAAAGCGCCTCGAAATCGCCTGGGACTGGCCCAGTGGGTCGTGGACGCGAAAAACCCGCTCACCGCCCGCGTGACCGTGAATCGCTTCTGGCAGGAGCTTTTCGGCCAGGGCCTGGTGAAGACCGCAGAGGACTTCGGCATCATGGGAGCCGCTCCGAGCCATCCTGAGCTGCTAGATTACCTCGCCGTCGATTTCCGCGAAGGCGGATGGGACATCAAAAAGATGCTCAAACTCATGCTCACCAGCGCCACCTACCGTCAAAGCGCCATCACCACGCCTGAGAAGCTCGAAAAAGACCGCGACAACACCTTGCTGAGTCGTGGCCCGCGCTTTCGCATGGACGCCGAAATGGTGCGTGACTACGCCCTTGCAGCCAGCGGCCTGCTTTCCGCAAAAATGGGCGGCCCCAGCACCAAGCCCTACCAGCCCGAAGGCATCTGGGACGTCGTCGGCCTACCCGGCGGCGACACCCGCAACTACGTGCAGGACAAAGGCGAAAACCTCTACCGCCGCACGCTTTACAACTTCTGGAAGCGCATGGCCCCACCGCCGAACATGGAAGTCTTCAATGCCCCCAGCCGCGAGGCCAGCTGCGTCCGCCGCGAGCGCACCAACACGCCCCTGCAAGCCCTTGTCACCATGAACGACCCCCAATTCGTCGAAGCCGCCCGCAAGCTCGCGGAGAAGGCTCTCGCATCACCCAACCCCCTCGAATTCATCGCCGAGCACATCCTCTGCCGCTCCCTGAGTGCCAAAGAAAAGCCCCTCGTCGAAGCCAGCCTCAAAGACCTGCGTGCTCACTACTCGCAAAACACCACCGATGCCGAAGCGCTGCTCAAAGTCGGCGAATCCCCGTCGATCCCAAGCTCGCCAAACCCGAACTCGCCGCCTGGACCATGCTCGCGAACCAGCTTTTCAATTTAGACGAAGTCCTCAATAAGTGATGTCGAACCCGCCCTCCAGCACCGCATCGGCGAAGCAAAGTAGCCATCTCGCTCCGCGAGATGAGCTGGCCGCTTGGCAAGCACGACAGACTCCCGCATCCGCGCCAGCGTCGTGGAGTGCGGTGACAGAGATGCGCGGGTGCAGCCTCGCATCGGCGGCACCGCTGTCGATGGCTCCACGGCTTTCAGCACACCCATCAGCCATCGACAGCGGTATCGCGCAGTTTTGGCTACGCCTTCTGTGCTTGTTCGTTTTACCGCTCTTGTTGTCTGGCTGCCTAGACTTCGGAGCAAAAAGCGAGTTTTTAGCCCCAAACGTCACCGATCAGCACCTCTCAATCATCGAAAAGCGCACAGGTATAAAGCTGCCTGAAGGCTCCATCGGGCAGGCTCTCTACTCCGACGCATCCGGTATTGATCCCTGGATGATTGCCAAGATCCAACTTCCAAACGACAAGGTGGACGACTTCAGGAAGTCCGAACAGCTTCGGAAAGAAAAATCAGAAAAACATTCCATCACAACGGAGCCAAAACACACCTGGTGGACGCCAGGAAAACTAGAAAGCAACTCATCTGGTCAATTCATGCAAGCCAACGCCCGTGTGACTTGGTTCTTAGGCCGAGAAGTCTCGAACTACATACTCTTCCTCCGCTGGGATACCTTCTGAGCCGTCAAATTCCACCTGAAACTTGAAAAGCGCCTCCCCATACCCCTTTCCAGGACTGAACCCCTACTTCGAGAGTTGGTGGTTTGAGGTGCACCCGTTGCTGATTGCGCATTCTTTGGGCCGCTTGCAGCGTCAGCTACCGAACGGACTTCACGCCTCTATTGAGCACGGAATGACGATATCAGGCACAGGCGGCTGCGAAACGAGCACCAAACGGCCGGATGTGACCATCACCCGGCTTCGTGAGGATACCCCGACACTTGCTCCACCTGCCAACTACGTCGCTCCGGTGCTGACGAAGATCGTGGCTCCAAAGCCGCGGCATTTGGACATTCGTGAACTGGATGGCACCCTGATCACTGTGATCGAATACCTAAGCCCGAGCAATAAGCATGCGGGAGGCTCCTTGATGTATGCGACCAAGCGCAACGCCATCATGGACGCAGGCGTGAATCTGGTGGAAGTCGATCTTATTCGAAAGTGGGGACTGGCCTTCACCAGATTCGATCCTTACAACGTCGAGGAGGATGTGGTCAAAAGTCTCGGACGACAGCCCGCCCATGCGGTCATGGTTTTTCGGGCTGAGATACCGGAGCAGCGAGAGATTTATCCTGTTCACTATCAAAACTCCCTACCCGCCTGCAAGGTGCCACTGCGCCCCGATGACGCTGACATCTGGCTAAACCTTCAAGAACTGGCTGAACTCTGCCACGCAGACGCCGCCTTCGATCAGATCACCGATTTTACTCGCGATCCCGAGCCTCCGCTTTTCTCCGAAGACGCCACATGGCTCGATACATATCTAAAAGCCAAAAAGCTCCGCTGAGCCCATGATGAACCGCTCCACCGATTTCACATCAAGCATTCAAACACACGCTGGCTTGAGCCTCCAAGCCCCATGAACCATCGCCAACGCATCTTCCTAAGTTTGCTCATCGTCATCAGCTTGATCGCGCTGGTCGGATGGTGCCTGCTTAAGGTGGGTTACGAGAACGCGGGACCACTCAAGGACTCGCAAGGCAATGAACTCGGTTTCAACAAGCCGCTCACCACCGAATTGATGCAGGGGCTTGTTGCGGCGGCTCTGAACGCAGGTTGGAGCAAGTGGTCTCGCTGCGGCTGGAGCATGGCTTGTGCGATCATGCACCTCTGGGGCCTGTTCTGGCTTTGGCGTCCTTCC belongs to Verrucomicrobiaceae bacterium and includes:
- a CDS encoding DUF4058 family protein → MKSASPYPFPGLNPYFESWWFEVHPLLIAHSLGRLQRQLPNGLHASIEHGMTISGTGGCETSTKRPDVTITRLREDTPTLAPPANYVAPVLTKIVAPKPRHLDIRELDGTLITVIEYLSPSNKHAGGSLMYATKRNAIMDAGVNLVEVDLIRKWGLAFTRFDPYNVEEDVVKSLGRQPAHAVMVFRAEIPEQREIYPVHYQNSLPACKVPLRPDDADIWLNLQELAELCHADAAFDQITDFTRDPEPPLFSEDATWLDTYLKAKKLR